The following coding sequences lie in one Komagataeibacter sucrofermentans DSM 15973 genomic window:
- a CDS encoding response regulator — MTQTPATADLPARILVVEDDPGMRTLIVRALQGDGYRVRGVQDGPEMWDALKAQAADLIILDVMLPGTNGLDLCRSLRTQADPSVPGEAPLTEVPVIIVSARGEELDRVQGLELGADDYVPKPFGQKELLARVRAVLRRRGGGVTTPSAGRQRKETVRFGGWMLDLRRRELTDPSGMAVEISGAEHDLLTSFLDNPQRVIGRDRLLELSRTRLGDVSDRSVDVLVSRLRRKLGPDSDGLIRTVRGMGYIFTAEVERV; from the coding sequence ATGACACAGACACCTGCCACAGCCGATCTGCCCGCCCGCATCCTCGTGGTGGAAGATGACCCCGGCATGCGCACCCTGATTGTCCGCGCCCTGCAGGGCGATGGCTACCGCGTGCGCGGCGTGCAGGATGGTCCTGAAATGTGGGATGCGCTCAAGGCGCAGGCGGCCGACCTCATCATCCTTGACGTGATGCTGCCGGGTACCAACGGGCTGGATCTGTGCCGCAGCCTGCGCACGCAGGCTGACCCCTCGGTGCCGGGCGAGGCCCCGTTGACCGAGGTGCCGGTCATTATCGTCTCCGCCCGTGGCGAGGAACTCGACCGCGTGCAGGGCCTCGAACTCGGCGCGGATGACTACGTGCCCAAGCCCTTTGGCCAGAAAGAACTGCTTGCCCGCGTGCGCGCGGTGCTGCGCAGGCGCGGCGGCGGCGTGACTACGCCCAGTGCCGGGCGCCAGCGCAAGGAAACCGTACGCTTTGGCGGGTGGATGCTCGACCTACGGCGGCGTGAACTGACTGATCCCTCGGGCATGGCGGTCGAAATTTCGGGGGCGGAGCATGACCTGCTCACCAGCTTTCTTGACAACCCGCAGCGCGTGATCGGGCGTGACCGGCTGCTCGAACTGTCGCGCACGCGGCTGGGCGATGTGTCCGACCGCAGCGTGGATGTGTTGGTCAGCCGCCTGCGGCGCAAGCTGGGGCCGGATTCGGATGGGCTAATCCGCACCGTGCGCGGCATGGGCTACATCTTCACCGCTGAAGTGGAGCGGGTCTGA
- a CDS encoding NifU family protein has translation MFIETEDTPNPATLKFLPGREIMASGATADFISPDSVAGRSRLAELLFDLDGVARVFFGNDFAAVTRADATEWEALRPQVLAVLADYLSTGQPVVESDAQVVEDLIAPGDEEIVQQIKELLDTRVRPAVAGDGGDIVFRGYRDGVVRLTMQGACSGCPSSRATLKHGVENMLRHYVPEVVSVEQVEA, from the coding sequence ATGTTCATCGAAACGGAAGACACACCCAATCCCGCCACCCTGAAGTTCCTGCCGGGGCGTGAGATCATGGCCAGCGGGGCGACGGCGGATTTCATCAGCCCTGATTCCGTGGCGGGCCGCTCGCGCCTGGCCGAGCTGCTGTTCGACCTCGATGGCGTGGCCCGCGTCTTCTTTGGCAATGACTTCGCGGCCGTGACCCGCGCCGATGCCACCGAGTGGGAGGCCCTGCGCCCGCAGGTGCTCGCGGTGCTGGCCGATTATCTCTCCACCGGGCAGCCCGTGGTGGAAAGCGACGCGCAGGTGGTTGAAGACCTGATCGCGCCGGGGGATGAGGAGATCGTGCAGCAGATCAAGGAACTGCTTGATACCCGCGTGCGTCCCGCCGTGGCGGGCGATGGTGGTGACATCGTGTTCCGTGGCTACCGCGATGGCGTGGTGCGCCTGACCATGCAGGGGGCCTGCTCGGGTTGCCCGTCTTCACGCGCCACCCTCAAGCACGGGGTCGAGAACATGCTGCGCCATTACGTGCCGGAAGTGGTATCGGTGGAGCAGGTAGAGGCCTGA
- a CDS encoding ATP-binding protein, which yields MFVLLVAVALVFVGSSVFYEEAETYTIDDAQLEQVGERLVIDARVLAATPTSQRMVLAAMLSTSDLTVDWRNQGQQGTLKVEPPSLRKLHDRLAGTLPVLQGDALNLSGTIMGTADVRGTLRLPDGSYMGFLAPDILEPHHMRRGLVSAAILAGAVIGAAGMLVRALSMPLRALADVADTVGSGRWVPLADKGPREVRYLARAINAMQERINRLIADRTEALAAVSHDLRTPLARLRLRAGFLEDANAQKEIEADVTEMEAMIAGVLAYLSGEKDPEPARSVNVASILATRVDDEADQGRDVTYDGPDQAQAIVRPLALKRVVGNLIDNAVNYGGNAHVSLTLMEDALCIRVEDNGPGLPEAELDRVTTPFYRVEGSRSRSTGGLGLGLAIVSREVARGGGRFRLFNRLGGGLCAEIVLPRMP from the coding sequence ATGTTCGTGCTGCTCGTGGCGGTGGCGCTCGTGTTCGTGGGCAGTTCCGTTTTCTATGAGGAAGCCGAGACCTACACCATAGACGACGCCCAGCTTGAGCAGGTGGGCGAGCGGCTGGTGATCGATGCGCGCGTGCTGGCGGCAACGCCAACCTCGCAGCGCATGGTGCTTGCCGCCATGCTCTCCACAAGCGATCTGACGGTAGACTGGCGCAACCAGGGCCAGCAGGGCACGCTCAAGGTCGAGCCTCCTTCGCTGCGCAAGCTGCATGACCGGCTGGCGGGCACGTTGCCGGTGTTGCAGGGCGATGCGCTCAACCTGTCTGGCACCATCATGGGCACGGCGGATGTGCGCGGCACGCTGCGCCTGCCCGATGGCAGCTACATGGGCTTTCTCGCCCCCGATATTCTTGAGCCGCACCATATGCGCCGGGGCCTTGTCTCGGCGGCCATTCTTGCGGGGGCGGTCATCGGGGCTGCGGGCATGCTGGTGCGCGCGCTGAGCATGCCGTTGCGCGCGCTGGCCGACGTGGCTGATACGGTGGGGTCGGGCCGGTGGGTGCCTTTGGCCGACAAGGGCCCGCGTGAGGTGCGCTATCTCGCCCGCGCCATCAACGCCATGCAGGAGCGCATCAACCGCCTCATTGCTGACCGCACCGAGGCGCTGGCCGCCGTATCGCACGACCTGCGCACGCCGCTGGCCCGCCTGCGCCTGCGCGCGGGCTTTCTGGAGGATGCGAACGCGCAGAAGGAGATCGAGGCCGACGTGACCGAGATGGAGGCCATGATTGCCGGCGTGCTGGCCTACCTTTCGGGCGAGAAGGACCCCGAGCCCGCGCGTTCGGTCAATGTGGCCTCCATTCTGGCCACGCGCGTGGATGACGAGGCCGATCAGGGCCGCGACGTCACCTATGATGGCCCGGACCAGGCGCAGGCCATCGTGCGCCCGCTGGCCCTCAAGCGCGTGGTGGGCAACCTGATTGACAATGCCGTGAACTATGGCGGCAACGCCCATGTCAGCCTGACATTGATGGAAGATGCGCTGTGCATCCGCGTGGAGGATAACGGCCCCGGCCTGCCCGAGGCCGAACTCGACCGGGTCACCACGCCGTTCTACCGCGTGGAGGGTTCGCGCTCGCGCAGCACGGGCGGGCTGGGGCTGGGACTGGCCATTGTCAGCCGCGAGGTGGCGCGTGGCGGCGGGCGGTTCAGGCTGTTCAACCGGCTGGGGGGCGGATTATGCGCGGAAATTGTCCTGCCGCGCATGCCGTGA
- a CDS encoding malonic semialdehyde reductase, with protein MALDDAGLDLLFRNARTPVTWNDRPVGTDTLRQLYDLVRLGPTSGNCCPARFVFLTTEGARERLRPALSAGNVQRMMTAPVTVIVAHDPLFFDRMDTLNPQAHVRQWFAADVGLAEETAQRNGTLEGGYMILAARALGLSALPLSGFDAAMVEDAFLADQGWQANFLLCLGYCDGPPPGPRAPRLGFDDACVIV; from the coding sequence ATGGCGCTTGATGACGCTGGGCTTGATCTTCTGTTCCGTAACGCACGCACGCCGGTGACGTGGAATGACCGGCCCGTCGGCACCGATACGCTGCGCCAGCTCTATGATCTGGTGCGCCTTGGGCCGACATCGGGCAACTGCTGCCCCGCCCGCTTCGTGTTCCTGACCACGGAGGGCGCGCGCGAGCGCCTGCGTCCGGCCCTGTCGGCAGGCAATGTGCAGCGCATGATGACCGCCCCGGTCACGGTAATCGTGGCGCATGACCCGCTGTTTTTTGATCGCATGGACACGCTGAACCCGCAGGCCCATGTGCGCCAGTGGTTCGCTGCCGATGTGGGCCTGGCCGAGGAAACCGCCCAGCGCAACGGCACGCTGGAAGGTGGCTACATGATCCTGGCCGCCCGCGCGCTCGGCCTGTCGGCGCTGCCGCTTTCGGGCTTTGATGCGGCGATGGTGGAAGACGCCTTTCTGGCCGATCAGGGCTGGCAGGCCAATTTCCTGCTCTGCCTTGGCTATTGCGACGGGCCGCCGCCGGGTCCCCGCGCGCCGCGACTGGGCTTTGATGATGCCTGCGTGATTGTCTGA